In one Microbacterium invictum genomic region, the following are encoded:
- a CDS encoding DsbA family oxidoreductase yields the protein MTEPLRLDVWSDIACPWCYIGKRNLEAGLAQTREDGDAPEVEIVYHSYELAPDTPPDYDGSEVDYLAERKGVSREQAQQMIDRVTEVAKGSGLAYRYDLLHHANTGKAHRLLHFAKEEGRQLDLVERLMSAYFTEGRHIGDDDELVTLAVDAGLDAGAARDVLTTDRFDVDVRRDQAQAQAYGITGVPFYVIDGTYGVSGAQPPEAFAQILRQVWSERRSAAETEPAASTG from the coding sequence ATGACTGAACCCCTCCGGCTCGACGTATGGAGCGACATCGCCTGCCCCTGGTGCTACATCGGCAAGCGGAACCTCGAAGCTGGTCTCGCGCAGACCCGCGAAGACGGGGACGCCCCCGAGGTCGAGATCGTCTACCACTCGTACGAGCTGGCCCCCGACACGCCGCCGGACTACGACGGCAGCGAGGTGGACTACCTCGCCGAGCGGAAGGGCGTGAGCCGCGAGCAGGCGCAGCAGATGATCGATCGCGTGACCGAGGTGGCGAAGGGGTCGGGTCTGGCCTATCGCTACGATCTGCTCCACCACGCCAACACCGGCAAGGCCCACCGGCTGCTGCACTTCGCCAAAGAGGAGGGGCGGCAGCTCGATCTCGTCGAGCGCCTCATGTCGGCCTACTTCACCGAGGGTCGTCACATCGGCGATGACGACGAGCTGGTGACGCTGGCCGTGGACGCGGGCCTGGACGCCGGTGCGGCGCGGGACGTGCTGACGACCGACCGGTTCGATGTGGACGTCCGCCGCGACCAGGCGCAGGCCCAGGCCTACGGCATCACGGGGGTGCCGTTCTACGTCATCGACGGCACCTACGGCGTGTCGGGAGCTCAGCCGCCCGAGGCCTTCGCGCAGATCCTGCGCCAGGTGTGGTCGGAGCGCCGGTCGGCTGCAGAGACCGAACCCGCTGCCAGCACCGGCTGA
- a CDS encoding glutathione peroxidase produces the protein MTSEATLSDLRSIPFTTADGGTATLGDYADRVVLVVNVASRCGLAPQYEQLEELQRAYGDRGFIVLGFPCNQFMGQEPGSMDEILEYCSTTWGVTFPIHEKVKVNGNAAAPVYKALKRAKDLEGKKGPIIWNFEKFLITPSGEVHRFRPNITPDDPAIISLIEANLAR, from the coding sequence ATGACCTCGGAAGCCACCCTCAGCGATCTTCGTTCCATCCCGTTCACGACCGCCGACGGCGGCACGGCGACGCTCGGCGATTACGCCGACCGGGTGGTCCTGGTCGTCAACGTCGCCTCGCGGTGCGGGCTGGCGCCTCAGTACGAGCAGCTGGAGGAGCTGCAGCGCGCCTACGGCGACCGCGGGTTCATCGTGCTGGGCTTCCCCTGCAACCAGTTCATGGGTCAGGAGCCGGGTTCGATGGACGAGATCCTCGAATACTGCTCCACGACCTGGGGCGTCACCTTCCCGATCCACGAGAAGGTGAAGGTCAACGGCAACGCCGCAGCGCCGGTATACAAGGCGCTGAAGCGGGCCAAGGACCTCGAGGGGAAGAAGGGACCGATCATCTGGAACTTCGAGAAGTTCCTCATCACGCCCTCCGGCGAGGTCCACCGATTCCGTCCGAACATCACGCCGGACGATCCCGCCATCATCTCGCTCATCGAGGCCAACCTCGCCCGCTGA
- the dusB gene encoding tRNA dihydrouridine synthase DusB: protein MSLAVAPAPTLRIGPLSLDAPVVLAPMAGITNTAFRRLCREYGAGLYVSEMITSRALVERNATTMRLITHHESEVPRSIQLYGVDPATVEAAVRLLVEEDRADHIDLNFGCPVPKVTRKGGGAALPWKRDLFRDIVTRAARAGGDVPVTVKMRKGIDDDHLTFLEAGRIAEDAGISAVALHARTASQFYSGTADWAAVSALKEAVTSIPVLGNGDIWSAEDAVRMMAETGCDGVVVGRGCLGRPWLFGDLARALGTEGSAAGDPVDATLAFVARAFRRHAELLVEFFEDEGRGCRDIRKHVAWYFKGYPVGGDTRAKLATVSTLDEIDALLATLDLDAPYPGAPAEGQRGRAGTPKKPALPDGWLDSRDIGAAATTALAEAELDHSGG from the coding sequence GTGTCCCTTGCCGTCGCTCCCGCCCCGACCCTCCGGATCGGTCCGCTGTCCCTGGACGCACCCGTGGTGCTCGCGCCGATGGCCGGCATCACCAACACCGCGTTCCGCCGGTTGTGCCGCGAGTACGGCGCCGGGCTCTATGTCAGCGAGATGATCACCTCACGGGCGCTGGTCGAGCGCAACGCCACCACGATGCGGCTGATCACCCACCACGAGTCCGAGGTGCCGCGTTCGATCCAGTTGTACGGCGTGGATCCCGCCACCGTCGAAGCCGCCGTGCGACTCCTCGTCGAGGAGGACCGGGCAGACCATATCGACCTGAACTTCGGGTGCCCGGTGCCGAAGGTCACGCGCAAGGGCGGGGGTGCGGCGCTGCCCTGGAAGCGCGACCTGTTCCGTGACATCGTCACCCGCGCGGCCCGCGCCGGGGGCGACGTCCCGGTGACGGTGAAGATGCGCAAGGGCATCGACGACGATCACCTCACGTTCCTCGAGGCCGGCCGCATCGCCGAGGACGCCGGCATCTCGGCGGTGGCCCTCCACGCGCGCACGGCCTCGCAGTTCTACTCCGGTACCGCCGACTGGGCAGCGGTCAGCGCGCTGAAGGAGGCCGTCACCAGCATCCCGGTCCTCGGGAACGGTGACATCTGGTCGGCCGAGGACGCGGTGCGCATGATGGCGGAGACCGGATGCGACGGGGTCGTCGTCGGGCGCGGTTGCCTCGGCCGCCCCTGGCTGTTCGGAGACCTCGCCCGCGCCCTGGGCACGGAGGGAAGCGCCGCCGGGGATCCCGTCGACGCCACCCTCGCGTTCGTCGCCCGCGCCTTCCGACGTCATGCCGAACTGCTCGTGGAGTTCTTCGAGGACGAGGGCCGCGGCTGCCGCGACATCCGCAAGCACGTCGCCTGGTACTTCAAGGGGTACCCCGTCGGGGGAGACACCCGCGCGAAGCTCGCGACCGTGTCGACGTTGGACGAGATCGATGCTCTCCTGGCCACCCTCGACCTCGACGCGCCCTACCCCGGAGCGCCCGCCGAAGGGCAGCGCGGCCGTGCCGGGACGCCCAAGAAACCTGCGCTTCCCGACGGCTGGCTGGACTCCCGCGACATCGGAGCGGCTGCCACCACCGCCCTCGCCGAAGCCGAACTCGACCACAGCGGTGGCTGA
- a CDS encoding deoxyguanosinetriphosphate triphosphohydrolase: MRVGTAPGPGAPASWNGGAGLGVAPGRPTGYDDVDAERFHTETHRSQRDDFARDRARVLHSAALRRLAAKTQVLSPASPADFARNRLTHSLEVAQVGRELATALRLSPDVVDTACLSHDLGHPPFGHNGERALNDWADDIGGFEGNAQTLRILSRLEPKVFDPAGRSVGLNLTRASLDATCKYPWTADHPLPDPGGRMKFGVYPDDEPVFRWMREGAPGRVRCIEAEVMDLSDDIAYSVHDFEDAVVNGYLDPARLADPAEHEGLLTAIQAWVGFDFARDELADALYRLMRLPEWITEFRGTRHDLARLKNLTSDLIGRFARAATTATREAYETSVLTRYRAHVVVPRVIEAEMAVLKGTIGATVVSIDGRKALYKEQRRALKRLATALWDEPAHLDAMHAEDFSAAESEAARRRVIVDQVASLTDQLAIAWHTRLVGEIDAAALGIWAPGSRHAAADVDR; the protein is encoded by the coding sequence GTGAGGGTGGGCACCGCACCCGGTCCCGGCGCGCCCGCATCCTGGAACGGCGGCGCGGGGCTCGGGGTCGCCCCCGGTCGACCGACCGGGTACGACGACGTCGACGCCGAGCGCTTCCACACCGAGACCCACCGGTCCCAGCGCGACGACTTCGCGCGGGACCGCGCTCGGGTGCTCCACTCGGCGGCCCTCCGGCGCCTGGCCGCCAAGACGCAGGTGCTCAGTCCCGCCAGCCCCGCGGACTTCGCTCGCAACAGGCTGACGCACTCGCTCGAGGTCGCGCAGGTCGGCCGCGAACTCGCCACCGCCCTGCGGCTCTCACCCGATGTCGTCGACACCGCGTGCCTCAGCCACGACCTGGGGCATCCCCCCTTCGGCCACAACGGCGAGCGCGCCCTGAACGACTGGGCGGACGACATCGGGGGCTTCGAGGGGAACGCCCAGACCCTGCGGATCCTGTCGCGACTCGAGCCCAAGGTCTTCGACCCCGCGGGTCGCAGCGTCGGGTTGAACCTCACCCGCGCGAGCCTGGACGCCACCTGCAAATACCCTTGGACCGCCGATCACCCCTTGCCCGATCCCGGGGGTCGGATGAAGTTCGGCGTCTATCCCGACGACGAGCCGGTGTTCCGCTGGATGCGCGAGGGCGCCCCGGGCCGGGTGCGATGCATCGAGGCGGAGGTGATGGACCTCTCCGACGACATCGCCTACTCCGTCCACGACTTCGAAGACGCCGTGGTCAACGGCTACCTCGACCCGGCTCGGCTGGCAGACCCCGCCGAGCACGAGGGCCTGCTCACGGCCATCCAGGCCTGGGTGGGGTTCGACTTCGCCCGGGACGAGCTCGCCGATGCGCTCTACCGCCTCATGCGTCTGCCGGAGTGGATCACAGAGTTCCGCGGAACCCGCCATGACCTCGCGCGGCTGAAGAACCTCACCTCCGACCTCATCGGCCGGTTCGCCCGGGCTGCCACGACGGCCACCCGCGAGGCGTACGAGACCTCGGTCCTCACCCGGTATCGCGCCCATGTCGTCGTGCCGCGCGTCATCGAGGCCGAGATGGCGGTGCTCAAGGGCACCATCGGTGCGACGGTGGTGTCGATCGACGGGCGGAAGGCCCTGTACAAAGAACAGCGTCGCGCGCTCAAGCGCCTCGCCACTGCGCTGTGGGACGAACCGGCTCACCTCGACGCGATGCATGCCGAGGACTTCTCGGCCGCCGAGAGCGAGGCGGCGCGCCGTCGCGTCATCGTCGACCAGGTCGCGAGTCTCACCGACCAGCTCGCGATCGCCTGGCACACCCGGCTGGTGGGCGAGATCGACGCGGCCGCCCTCGGCATCTGGGCTCCGGGGTCGCGACACGCAGCAGCAGACGTGGATCGCTGA
- the dnaG gene encoding DNA primase: MAGRIRQADVEEVKARTNIGDIIGERVALKSAGVGSLKGLCPFHDERSPSFHVRPQVGFYHCFGCGESGDVYTFLRKMDHVSFTEAVERLAGRIGFALHYEDGGAAPETTGRSRLYAANAAAAEYFRSQLGTSDAAAARTFLGERGFDAGAAAHFGVGYAPRGWSHLMDHLTGQGFSREELTTAGLVSQGQRGVYDRFRGRLVWPIRDVTGQVIGFGARKLYEDDGGPKYLNTPETPIYRKAQVLYGLDLAKRDISRDHRVVVVEGYTDVMACHLAGVTTAVATCGTAFGTDHITVLRRVMGDDSAAGEVVFTFDPDAAGQKAALRAFGDEKRFAAQTYVAVAPDGLDPCDLRMAKGDAAVRALMDHKAPMFEFVIDQRLAGFDLASVEGRAGALGAAAPIVAEIRDPALRPGYTRVLARRLGLDLTEVSAAVERAARGASRDADALRRGVETTRSTERHPAEGEDLVRPTVDTLPRTADAALERDALTGFLQFGHRIDTTLRSRALAQPFRTPALEAVRRTLSTVPDMDRAGWAADAVSAVREPYRSLAAELLTRAFPALTDDAAVASTADLARRVVLRGLEDDKRELLGAIQRVAPDSEEGRAVRLRLRELDHDRQLLTTES, from the coding sequence ATGGCCGGTCGCATCCGTCAGGCCGACGTGGAGGAAGTGAAGGCGCGGACCAACATCGGCGACATCATCGGCGAGCGGGTGGCGTTGAAATCCGCCGGGGTGGGATCTCTGAAGGGTCTGTGCCCGTTCCACGACGAGCGCAGTCCGAGCTTCCACGTCCGCCCGCAGGTCGGCTTCTACCACTGCTTCGGCTGCGGCGAATCCGGCGACGTCTACACGTTCCTGCGGAAGATGGACCACGTCTCCTTCACCGAGGCCGTCGAGCGCCTCGCCGGGCGGATCGGCTTCGCGCTGCACTACGAGGACGGCGGCGCGGCGCCGGAGACGACCGGACGCAGCCGACTCTATGCGGCCAACGCCGCGGCGGCGGAGTACTTCCGTTCCCAGCTCGGCACGTCCGACGCCGCGGCCGCACGCACCTTCCTCGGTGAGCGGGGGTTCGACGCCGGTGCCGCCGCGCACTTCGGTGTGGGGTACGCGCCCCGCGGGTGGTCGCATCTTATGGACCACCTCACCGGCCAGGGCTTCAGCCGCGAGGAGCTCACCACCGCCGGTCTCGTCTCGCAGGGTCAGCGTGGCGTGTACGACCGGTTCCGCGGGCGCCTGGTCTGGCCGATCCGCGACGTCACCGGGCAGGTGATCGGATTCGGTGCCCGGAAGCTCTACGAGGACGATGGCGGTCCGAAGTACCTCAACACGCCCGAGACCCCGATCTACCGCAAGGCACAGGTGCTCTACGGGCTGGATCTCGCGAAGCGCGACATCTCCCGCGACCACCGCGTGGTGGTCGTCGAGGGATACACGGATGTCATGGCCTGCCACCTCGCGGGCGTGACCACCGCGGTGGCCACGTGCGGCACCGCGTTCGGGACGGATCACATCACCGTGCTGCGTCGGGTCATGGGCGACGACAGCGCGGCGGGGGAGGTCGTGTTCACCTTCGATCCCGACGCCGCCGGGCAGAAGGCGGCTCTTCGGGCGTTCGGGGACGAGAAGCGGTTCGCCGCGCAGACATACGTCGCCGTGGCGCCCGACGGGCTGGATCCCTGCGACCTCCGCATGGCCAAGGGGGATGCCGCGGTGCGCGCGCTCATGGACCACAAGGCCCCCATGTTCGAGTTCGTGATCGATCAGCGATTGGCGGGATTCGATCTCGCCAGCGTGGAGGGACGCGCGGGGGCGCTCGGCGCCGCGGCGCCGATCGTGGCCGAGATCCGCGATCCCGCGCTCCGCCCGGGGTACACGCGGGTCCTCGCGCGGCGGCTCGGACTCGACCTGACCGAGGTTTCGGCCGCCGTCGAACGTGCCGCGCGCGGAGCGAGCCGCGACGCCGACGCACTGCGTCGCGGCGTCGAGACCACACGATCGACCGAGCGGCATCCGGCGGAGGGGGAGGACCTCGTCCGTCCGACGGTGGACACACTCCCTCGCACGGCTGACGCCGCCCTCGAGCGCGACGCCCTGACGGGGTTCCTGCAGTTCGGGCACCGCATCGACACGACACTGAGGTCGCGCGCCCTCGCCCAGCCGTTCCGGACGCCCGCTCTCGAGGCGGTGCGCCGGACCCTCAGCACGGTGCCCGATATGGACCGCGCGGGTTGGGCCGCGGACGCCGTCTCGGCCGTGCGCGAGCCCTACCGCTCGCTCGCCGCCGAGCTGCTGACGCGCGCATTCCCCGCTCTGACCGATGACGCCGCCGTCGCCTCCACCGCCGACCTCGCCCGCCGCGTCGTGCTGCGCGGTCTCGAGGACGACAAGCGCGAACTCCTCGGGGCCATCCAGCGGGTGGCCCCGGATTCCGAGGAGGGGCGCGCCGTACGGCTGCGCCTGCGCGAGCTCGACCACGACCGGCAGCTCCTGACGACCGAAAGCTGA
- a CDS encoding ATP-binding cassette domain-containing protein, whose translation MAPPRDDDVAIHSRDLSLAWNPRPGALRVVEGVSFLLPRAGTLAIMGATGSGKSSLLTVLAGQAPADLGVVGGDAVVEGISVRHPGRKHRVLTYVAGYLPQSAGAKLPARLTVSETIAEPVTSRDRRVNQRALSIRVAALLDEMMLPLGAAAKYPYELSAGMRQRVAFARALMLQPKVFLADEPFANMDIEVRRAAHDAIRRRRDDAGMASVIVTNEEDVARDLDAQVLVLRGGHPVAAGRHLDDLLWTPGGADDRRHAAS comes from the coding sequence ATGGCCCCGCCGCGAGACGACGACGTCGCGATCCACAGCCGCGACCTCTCCTTGGCGTGGAATCCCCGCCCCGGCGCCCTGCGTGTCGTCGAAGGCGTCTCGTTCCTCCTTCCGCGCGCCGGAACGCTCGCGATCATGGGAGCCACGGGCTCGGGCAAGTCGAGCCTGCTGACGGTGCTCGCCGGACAAGCCCCGGCCGATCTCGGGGTGGTCGGCGGCGACGCCGTGGTCGAGGGCATCTCGGTCCGTCACCCGGGACGCAAGCACCGCGTACTGACCTACGTCGCCGGGTACTTGCCGCAGAGCGCCGGCGCGAAGCTGCCTGCACGGCTGACGGTGTCGGAGACGATCGCCGAGCCCGTGACGAGCCGGGATCGCCGCGTCAATCAGCGAGCGCTGTCGATCCGGGTCGCCGCGCTGCTGGACGAGATGATGCTCCCCCTGGGTGCGGCGGCGAAGTACCCGTACGAACTCAGCGCAGGCATGCGCCAGCGCGTCGCCTTCGCGCGCGCCCTCATGCTCCAGCCGAAGGTCTTCCTCGCCGACGAGCCCTTCGCCAACATGGACATCGAGGTGCGCCGGGCGGCACACGACGCCATCCGCCGGCGTCGCGACGACGCCGGGATGGCCAGTGTGATCGTCACCAATGAGGAGGATGTCGCGCGCGACCTCGACGCGCAGGTGCTCGTGCTGCGCGGAGGGCACCCGGTGGCGGCCGGGCGGCATCTCGACGACCTGCTCTGGACGCCCGGAGGCGCCGACGACCGGCGGCACGCCGCATCCTGA
- the def gene encoding peptide deformylase, protein MAVRAIRIMGDPVLHAPAAPVEEITEDIRSLVADMFDTMDAAPGVGLAAPQVGVPLRIFTYSYEDDEGLPWRGVIINPDLWMLPTVPGEPDPDEESEGCLSFPGERFPLRRSDRVRVTGHDLDGRSVSLEVDGWRARILQHEFDHLDGVLYIDRLDDGEWKTVQKIARKRGWGRPGSSWMPGVDDLDA, encoded by the coding sequence ATGGCCGTTCGAGCGATTCGCATCATGGGAGACCCGGTGCTCCACGCCCCCGCCGCCCCCGTGGAGGAGATCACCGAAGACATCCGCTCGCTCGTGGCGGACATGTTCGACACCATGGACGCCGCCCCCGGTGTCGGGCTCGCCGCCCCCCAGGTGGGTGTGCCGCTGCGGATCTTCACCTACTCCTACGAGGACGACGAGGGTCTCCCCTGGCGCGGAGTGATCATCAACCCCGACCTCTGGATGCTGCCGACGGTTCCTGGTGAGCCCGACCCCGACGAGGAGTCGGAGGGCTGCCTCTCGTTCCCCGGGGAACGGTTCCCGCTCCGCCGTTCGGATCGGGTCCGCGTCACCGGGCACGACCTCGACGGGCGGTCGGTCTCGCTCGAGGTGGACGGATGGCGCGCCCGCATCCTCCAGCACGAGTTCGACCACCTCGACGGCGTCCTGTACATCGACCGACTGGACGACGGGGAGTGGAAGACGGTGCAGAAGATCGCTCGCAAGCGCGGCTGGGGACGCCCCGGCTCGTCGTGGATGCCCGGCGTCGACGACCTCGACGCCTGA
- a CDS encoding DMT family transporter — protein sequence MLSADVQLDDVGEVLVGVFQNPGLLIGIPLALLGAVFMSFGAQYQHRGVAKVEQISGAGGAGGLSGGQLLRLLSRPSWVIGTAMLVLAILCQLAALSFAPLIVVQPLGAIALVITTLLNARISGHKPTKRSLIAIGACVGGIFIFVTIAAFFATESPISDGQLITILLILAAVTVAFAGLWVWLRKRMGALFYIMAAGVIYGFVATLAKVVIVRIQNQNFEWLTLLCLVALLVGTGVGAYFVQTAYSSGPPDLVIAGLTVIDPIVAILIGLIVLGEAATAPLWANIGFLVAGVIAVWGVFQLARYHPQIVSDSKEIPIPRGSGGDGTVTGPSTGSIRVTEAVAKVWPEPPVRDRDDPRR from the coding sequence GTGCTGAGCGCGGACGTACAACTGGACGATGTGGGCGAGGTCCTCGTCGGCGTGTTCCAGAATCCCGGACTGCTCATCGGCATCCCCCTGGCGCTTCTCGGCGCGGTGTTCATGTCGTTCGGCGCGCAGTATCAGCACCGCGGCGTGGCGAAGGTCGAGCAGATCAGCGGGGCCGGCGGCGCGGGGGGCCTCAGCGGCGGGCAGCTGCTCCGCCTGCTCTCGCGGCCGTCGTGGGTCATCGGCACGGCGATGCTCGTCCTTGCGATCCTGTGCCAACTCGCCGCGCTGTCGTTCGCCCCCCTGATCGTCGTCCAGCCCCTCGGCGCGATCGCCCTGGTGATCACCACGTTGCTGAATGCGCGCATCAGCGGCCACAAGCCCACGAAGCGCTCGCTCATCGCCATCGGCGCGTGCGTGGGAGGCATCTTCATCTTCGTCACCATCGCCGCCTTCTTCGCCACGGAGTCGCCGATCTCCGACGGGCAGCTCATCACGATCCTGCTCATCCTCGCCGCGGTGACCGTCGCCTTCGCGGGCCTCTGGGTGTGGCTCCGCAAGCGGATGGGCGCCCTGTTCTACATCATGGCGGCCGGCGTGATCTACGGCTTCGTCGCGACGCTGGCGAAGGTCGTCATCGTGCGGATCCAGAATCAGAACTTCGAGTGGCTCACCCTCCTCTGCCTGGTGGCGCTGCTCGTCGGCACGGGCGTGGGCGCCTACTTCGTGCAGACCGCGTATTCGTCTGGACCGCCCGATCTGGTCATCGCCGGACTGACGGTGATCGACCCGATCGTCGCGATCCTGATCGGTCTCATCGTCCTCGGCGAAGCTGCCACGGCACCGCTCTGGGCCAACATCGGCTTCCTCGTCGCCGGCGTGATCGCGGTCTGGGGCGTCTTCCAGCTGGCGCGATATCACCCTCAGATCGTCAGCGACAGCAAGGAGATCCCTATTCCCCGAGGCTCCGGGGGAGACGGCACGGTCACCGGCCCCAGCACGGGATCCATCCGCGTCACCGAGGCGGTGGCCAAGGTCTGGCCCGAACCGCCCGTTCGCGATCGTGACGACCCGCGCCGCTGA
- a CDS encoding DUF262 domain-containing HNH endonuclease family protein: protein MVTATNVDATAVNTLRWLAAGDRTIVVPVYQRQYRWDIGNCEQLLTDIRAVADLDDRHMHFIGSVLSAVSDEELVLIDGQQRITTLMLLVAALQHAVGDADPALSAQLRDVLLREGEPGAGPRTTLRPHRAWADVFRAVVLGDDADPAVRASRFADNYAFFRSQVSPDEAPHIWRGLQKLEHVAISLGSGANAQQIFESLNSTGEPLRDHELIHNYVLMGLSHAEQVRIEEEYWLPIEQATGESIAAFWQQYLVMRTGRESEDAGGRGVYDVFRHEFPRLEPGSLDAHAAEWREYAEIHRTLREPGREPDDRISRRLAGVGVFGSVAFPLVMRVYRRFRAGDLTREALLALLQQVESLLLRRTIVGIGTDRIVARLCRAEQEGAGALTRALARIMPSDERVSVALKYSDLPHPDYVLTRLFDVDVDVDVDAGAGWDVDHIVPLTPGEGWSGDGVRPWIEYSEDEQNSHRALARTLGNLVLIEEEHGMQVFDASFPVKRDGYRRSAVPATAEVAARDRWGTREISARSAALTAQFVRVWPRPDVSGIDDDGLTPVLDAVRRRGWPRGWEREWDYVEYRGEHWEVKDVRYLFHRVFARLWADERDAVVAYSARRGGPVYPERAWTGQWDALDADHHLYLGWDSSYMLSAVQGVLTEAGIAEEVFVKYSYIGAVMSTGVRR, encoded by the coding sequence ATGGTCACCGCCACGAACGTCGATGCCACCGCCGTCAACACCCTGCGGTGGCTCGCCGCCGGCGACCGCACGATCGTCGTCCCGGTCTATCAGCGGCAGTACCGGTGGGACATCGGAAACTGCGAACAGCTGCTCACCGACATCCGCGCCGTCGCCGACCTCGATGACCGGCACATGCACTTCATCGGTTCCGTCCTCTCGGCGGTCTCGGACGAGGAGCTCGTCCTCATCGATGGTCAGCAGCGCATCACGACGCTGATGCTTCTCGTGGCAGCCCTCCAGCATGCCGTCGGCGATGCCGACCCCGCGCTGTCCGCGCAGCTGCGGGATGTCCTCCTTCGCGAGGGGGAACCGGGCGCCGGACCGCGGACGACATTGCGCCCCCACCGCGCCTGGGCGGACGTCTTCCGCGCGGTCGTCCTGGGCGACGACGCCGACCCGGCGGTGCGCGCATCGCGCTTCGCCGACAATTATGCGTTCTTCCGGAGCCAGGTCTCCCCCGATGAGGCGCCGCACATCTGGCGGGGCCTGCAGAAGCTCGAGCACGTCGCCATCAGCCTGGGTTCAGGCGCCAACGCGCAGCAGATCTTCGAGAGCCTGAACTCCACCGGTGAGCCGCTGCGCGACCACGAGCTGATCCACAACTACGTGCTGATGGGACTCTCCCATGCCGAGCAGGTGCGGATCGAAGAGGAGTACTGGCTCCCGATCGAGCAGGCGACCGGCGAGAGCATCGCCGCCTTTTGGCAGCAGTACCTCGTGATGCGGACGGGCCGCGAGAGCGAGGATGCGGGCGGTCGAGGCGTCTACGACGTCTTCCGGCACGAGTTCCCGCGCCTGGAGCCCGGATCGCTGGACGCCCACGCGGCCGAGTGGCGGGAGTACGCCGAGATCCACCGCACCCTTCGCGAGCCGGGCCGCGAACCGGACGATCGGATCTCGCGACGCCTGGCCGGTGTGGGCGTCTTCGGTTCGGTCGCGTTCCCGCTCGTGATGCGGGTCTACCGCCGCTTCCGCGCCGGCGACCTCACGCGCGAGGCGCTCCTCGCCCTGCTCCAGCAGGTGGAATCGCTGCTGCTTCGCCGGACGATCGTCGGGATCGGGACCGACCGGATCGTCGCGCGACTGTGTCGCGCCGAGCAGGAAGGGGCGGGGGCGCTCACCCGGGCGCTGGCTCGCATAATGCCCAGCGACGAGCGCGTCTCAGTGGCCCTGAAGTACTCCGATCTCCCCCACCCTGACTACGTGCTCACAAGGCTTTTCGACGTCGACGTCGACGTCGACGTCGACGCGGGCGCCGGGTGGGACGTCGATCACATCGTGCCCCTCACGCCCGGAGAGGGCTGGAGCGGCGACGGCGTCCGCCCCTGGATCGAGTACTCGGAGGACGAGCAGAACAGTCACCGGGCCCTCGCACGCACCCTCGGGAACCTGGTGCTCATCGAGGAGGAGCACGGGATGCAGGTCTTCGATGCGTCGTTCCCCGTCAAGCGCGACGGATACCGGCGCTCAGCCGTGCCCGCCACGGCTGAGGTGGCAGCCCGGGACAGGTGGGGAACCAGGGAGATCTCGGCCCGCTCGGCCGCGCTGACCGCGCAGTTCGTGCGCGTGTGGCCGCGCCCGGATGTCTCGGGCATCGATGACGACGGGCTGACCCCGGTCCTGGACGCCGTCCGCCGACGCGGCTGGCCGCGGGGCTGGGAGCGCGAGTGGGACTATGTCGAGTACCGCGGTGAGCACTGGGAGGTCAAGGACGTCCGGTACCTCTTCCACCGCGTCTTCGCGCGTCTGTGGGCCGATGAGCGGGACGCAGTGGTCGCCTACAGTGCGCGCCGGGGCGGCCCGGTCTATCCGGAGCGGGCGTGGACCGGGCAGTGGGACGCGCTGGACGCCGATCACCACCTGTATCTCGGCTGGGACTCCAGCTACATGCTCAGTGCCGTGCAGGGCGTGCTGACCGAAGCCGGCATCGCCGAGGAGGTCTTCGTGAAGTACTCATACATCGGGGCGGTGATGTCGACCGGCGTGCGCCGATGA
- a CDS encoding DUF3145 domain-containing protein, with protein sequence MATTTARGVIYIHSAPRALCPHLEWAVGRALGRPVTFEWADQPVLSGSRRAEFYWEGPAGTGAALATAIRGWEHLRFEVSEDPTPRSDGGRWLHTPGLGIHYAQTDAAGNIVIGEDRLRYAMEIAAGDAQELQRELNVALGAAWDDELEPFRHAGDEASVVWLHKVG encoded by the coding sequence ATGGCGACAACCACTGCGCGTGGAGTGATCTACATCCACTCCGCGCCACGCGCGTTGTGCCCCCACCTCGAGTGGGCGGTAGGCCGCGCCCTGGGTCGGCCCGTCACCTTCGAGTGGGCCGACCAGCCCGTGCTGTCGGGAAGCCGACGGGCGGAGTTCTACTGGGAGGGTCCGGCGGGCACGGGAGCCGCCCTCGCCACGGCGATCCGCGGGTGGGAGCACCTGCGTTTCGAGGTGTCCGAGGACCCCACCCCCCGCAGCGACGGCGGCCGCTGGCTCCACACCCCGGGCCTGGGAATCCATTACGCCCAGACGGATGCCGCGGGCAACATCGTCATCGGAGAGGACCGCCTGCGCTACGCGATGGAGATCGCCGCCGGCGACGCACAGGAGCTGCAGCGTGAGCTGAACGTCGCACTCGGCGCCGCCTGGGACGACGAGCTCGAACCCTTCCGTCACGCCGGCGACGAGGCATCCGTCGTCTGGCTGCACAAGGTGGGATGA